Proteins from a single region of Stigmatella erecta:
- the ald gene encoding alanine dehydrogenase: MIVGVPKEIKTREYRVGMVPAGARALTAAGHTVLIETNAGAGSGIPDSEYQRVGAQIVKSADEVWSRAEMIVKVKEPIAPEYERIQNGQIIYTYFHLAGVDPELTRTLVKKKASAVAYETLQMDDGSLPLLKPMSEVAGKMAIQVGATCLEKAHGGKGILLSGVPGVRRGRVAVIGGGVVGTCAAKVAVGMGAEVTLLDVNLDRLTYLDDVFLGRVATLNSDSETIARAVREADLVIGAVLIPGGKAPKLVPEALLKEMEPGSVVVDVAVDQGGCIETCRPTTHDNPTYTVHGVVHYCVANMPGAVPQTSTYALTNTTRPYARKIAEMGLVEAIKSDRALARALNTYDGKVTYEAVAKDLGYDYVPIHDALGGKSAR, translated from the coding sequence GTGATCGTCGGAGTTCCCAAAGAGATCAAAACCCGTGAGTACCGTGTCGGCATGGTTCCCGCGGGAGCGCGCGCCCTGACGGCCGCGGGCCACACGGTGCTGATCGAGACGAACGCGGGGGCGGGCTCCGGCATCCCGGACTCCGAGTATCAGCGCGTCGGCGCGCAGATCGTCAAGAGCGCGGACGAGGTGTGGTCGCGCGCGGAGATGATCGTCAAGGTGAAGGAGCCCATCGCGCCCGAGTACGAGCGCATCCAGAACGGGCAGATCATCTACACCTATTTCCACCTGGCCGGCGTGGACCCGGAGCTGACCCGCACGCTGGTGAAGAAGAAGGCGTCGGCGGTGGCCTACGAGACGCTGCAGATGGACGATGGCAGCCTGCCGCTGCTCAAGCCCATGAGCGAGGTGGCCGGGAAGATGGCCATCCAGGTGGGCGCCACCTGTCTGGAGAAGGCACACGGCGGCAAGGGCATCCTCCTGAGCGGCGTGCCCGGCGTGCGCCGGGGCCGCGTGGCCGTCATCGGCGGCGGCGTGGTGGGCACCTGCGCGGCCAAGGTCGCCGTGGGCATGGGCGCCGAGGTGACGCTGCTGGATGTGAACCTGGACCGGCTCACCTACCTGGATGACGTGTTCCTGGGCCGCGTGGCCACCCTGAACTCGGACAGCGAGACCATCGCCCGCGCCGTGCGCGAGGCGGACCTCGTCATCGGCGCGGTGCTCATCCCCGGCGGCAAGGCCCCCAAGCTCGTCCCCGAGGCGCTGCTCAAGGAGATGGAGCCCGGCTCCGTCGTGGTGGACGTGGCCGTGGACCAGGGCGGCTGCATCGAGACGTGCCGCCCCACCACCCACGACAACCCCACCTACACGGTGCACGGCGTCGTCCACTACTGCGTGGCCAACATGCCCGGCGCGGTGCCCCAGACGTCCACCTATGCGCTGACGAACACCACCCGCCCCTACGCCCGGAAGATCGCCGAGATGGGGCTCGTGGAGGCCATCAAGTCGGACCGCGCCCTGGCGCGCGCCCTGAACACCTACGACGGCAAGGTGACGTACGAGGCCGTCGCCAAGGATCTCGGCTACGACTACGTGCCCATCCACGACGCGCTCGGCGGTAAATCCGCCCGGTAG
- a CDS encoding radical SAM protein, with protein sequence MKPAPKLLFADPQGRVMEHPYLIATLRSGEELVPPQDRPIPLPATGRLVHLPGRLPVGLDPETGELELVREMKVGGKTFVPNAVGALLPPGYTRTFLPGEVKGDGPILPQWAYTAAAWGKDGPVAWAIHTDKRSHWDPENYSTPEMRKLVDEHLRRFPDNRVLKQLKTCALLYRCFTSQNVFYVRDEGAIPASVMCNARCVGCISDQPADGPPASHERMEDGPSGEEMGAIGVYHLENAPGRTMISFGQGCEGEPLTRYKAIAEAIRYMRERTDKGSININTNASLTHGLVALFDAGLDAIRVSLNSAVKDLYEAYYKPVKYSWEDVEASIALAHERGAYLALNLLLFPGVTDREGEVQALERLVSKYQVNQVQTRSLCIDPLQYLEVARDRGAGGEPVGIRELLQRLKAARPGLVIGNFARGLEERAVPAGRK encoded by the coding sequence ATGAAGCCGGCGCCCAAGCTGCTGTTCGCGGATCCCCAGGGACGGGTGATGGAACACCCCTACCTGATCGCCACCCTGCGCAGTGGGGAGGAACTCGTGCCCCCGCAGGACCGGCCCATCCCCCTTCCGGCCACCGGGAGGCTCGTCCATCTGCCTGGGCGCCTGCCCGTGGGATTGGACCCCGAGACGGGCGAGCTGGAGCTGGTGCGCGAGATGAAGGTGGGGGGCAAGACGTTCGTGCCCAACGCCGTGGGCGCGCTGCTGCCACCGGGCTACACCCGGACGTTTCTGCCCGGCGAGGTGAAGGGCGACGGGCCCATCCTCCCGCAGTGGGCGTACACCGCCGCGGCGTGGGGCAAGGACGGGCCGGTGGCCTGGGCCATCCACACCGACAAGCGCTCGCACTGGGATCCGGAGAACTACTCGACGCCCGAGATGCGCAAGCTGGTGGATGAGCACCTGCGGCGCTTCCCGGACAACCGCGTCCTCAAGCAGCTCAAGACGTGCGCGCTGCTCTACCGCTGCTTCACCTCGCAGAACGTCTTCTACGTGCGCGACGAGGGGGCCATCCCCGCCTCGGTCATGTGCAACGCGCGCTGCGTGGGGTGCATCTCGGATCAGCCCGCCGACGGCCCCCCGGCCTCCCACGAGCGCATGGAGGATGGCCCCTCGGGCGAGGAGATGGGCGCCATTGGCGTCTACCACCTGGAGAACGCGCCGGGCCGGACGATGATCAGCTTCGGCCAGGGGTGCGAGGGCGAGCCGCTCACGCGCTACAAGGCCATCGCCGAGGCCATCCGCTACATGCGGGAGCGCACGGACAAGGGCTCCATCAACATCAACACCAACGCGAGCCTGACGCACGGCCTGGTGGCGCTGTTCGACGCGGGGCTGGATGCGATCCGCGTCTCGCTCAACTCCGCGGTGAAGGACCTCTACGAGGCCTACTACAAGCCGGTGAAGTACTCCTGGGAGGACGTGGAGGCCTCGATCGCGCTCGCCCACGAGCGGGGGGCTTACCTGGCCCTCAACCTACTGCTGTTCCCGGGCGTCACCGACCGCGAGGGCGAAGTCCAGGCCCTGGAGCGGCTGGTGAGCAAGTACCAGGTGAACCAGGTGCAAACGCGCTCGCTGTGCATCGATCCCCTCCAGTACCTGGAGGTCGCCCGGGACCGGGGCGCCGGGGGCGAGCCGGTGGGCATCCGCGAGCTCCTGCAGCGGCTGAAGGCGGCCCGTCCCGGGCTCGTTATCGGCAACTTCGCCCGGGGGCTGGAGGAGCGGGCGGTGCCGGCGGGCCGCAAGTAG
- a CDS encoding response regulator, with amino-acid sequence MSRVLVIDDSPMLVELTVRALTAAGYQASGAMDLASLEQKLAEGPFALILMDVNMPEMFGDDVVEYLRSQKKVTSKLVLYSDISEAELATKARASGADGYILKGGGLEAVLDGVTKLIGLPAPDVIAAQEALAAAAAAAPPPSAAPPAATAAPAPAVGGLPSAKVTGGRKPRILIVDDSEMTARIIEADLVTKGFEVHVADTADKATKIILKKQTRPDLVLLDVRMPNVNGEQFCRFIKSNSLFKGIKVLLCSGENVEELQRICREAGADGYVPKDAVMSSLVARELSPSPAAPQE; translated from the coding sequence ATGTCCCGCGTACTGGTCATTGACGATAGCCCGATGCTGGTGGAACTCACCGTCCGGGCGCTAACCGCGGCCGGCTACCAGGCAAGCGGCGCAATGGACCTGGCGAGTCTGGAGCAAAAGCTCGCGGAGGGGCCGTTCGCGCTCATCCTCATGGACGTGAACATGCCGGAGATGTTCGGCGACGACGTCGTCGAGTACCTCCGCAGCCAGAAGAAGGTTACCTCCAAGCTGGTGCTCTACTCGGACATCTCCGAGGCGGAGCTGGCCACCAAGGCCCGGGCCTCGGGCGCCGATGGCTACATCCTCAAGGGCGGCGGCCTGGAGGCGGTGCTCGACGGGGTGACGAAGCTCATCGGCTTGCCCGCCCCTGACGTCATCGCCGCGCAAGAGGCCCTGGCGGCAGCGGCCGCCGCGGCGCCCCCTCCCTCGGCCGCCCCCCCTGCCGCCACCGCCGCGCCCGCACCGGCCGTGGGGGGTCTGCCCTCTGCCAAGGTGACGGGGGGCCGCAAGCCGCGCATCCTGATCGTCGATGACAGCGAGATGACGGCCCGCATCATCGAGGCGGACCTGGTCACCAAGGGCTTCGAGGTCCACGTCGCGGACACGGCGGACAAGGCGACGAAGATCATCCTCAAGAAGCAGACGCGGCCGGACCTGGTGCTGCTGGACGTGCGGATGCCCAACGTGAACGGCGAGCAGTTCTGCCGCTTCATCAAGAGCAACAGCCTCTTCAAGGGCATCAAGGTCCTGCTGTGCTCCGGCGAGAATGTCGAGGAGTTGCAGCGCATCTGCCGCGAGGCCGGGGCCGACGGGTACGTGCCCAAGGACGCGGTGATGAGCAGCCTGGTGGCGCGCGAGCTGAGCCCCTCCCCCGCCGCGCCCCAGGAGTAG
- a CDS encoding chemotaxis protein CheW, which produces MAPDRALAVQARPEQEFFCFRVGGLRLGVPSENVLEVLRAGLMTPLPRSPSFLLGVTGHRGEVLPVLDLLRFLAKGEARIMPRTRIFVGVSGNYVAGVVADTVLGLRRILVSDILPPPVGADAATEHLLGVVQGPTAEETVNLLNFSKLLQTARQRAVAR; this is translated from the coding sequence ATTGCTCCGGACCGGGCTCTCGCCGTTCAGGCCCGTCCCGAGCAAGAGTTCTTCTGCTTCCGTGTAGGCGGGCTCCGCCTGGGCGTGCCCAGCGAGAACGTCCTGGAAGTGCTCCGGGCGGGGCTGATGACGCCCCTGCCACGCTCCCCCTCGTTCCTGCTGGGGGTGACGGGGCACCGGGGCGAGGTGCTCCCGGTGCTGGATCTGCTGCGCTTCCTGGCCAAGGGCGAGGCGCGCATCATGCCCCGGACCCGCATTTTCGTGGGCGTCAGCGGCAACTACGTGGCCGGTGTGGTGGCCGACACCGTGCTGGGGCTGCGCCGCATCCTCGTCTCCGACATCCTCCCGCCGCCGGTGGGGGCCGATGCCGCCACCGAGCACCTGCTGGGGGTGGTGCAGGGGCCCACGGCCGAGGAGACCGTGAACCTGCTCAACTTCTCCAAGCTCCTCCAGACGGCCCGGCAGCGGGCGGTGGCGCGATGA
- a CDS encoding Frizzy aggregation protein FrzB, with protein MIDVDGLVRTEEEVDVLFFEVGVHVYGVDASQVQRIERALPGDLVRPELGALHQGRRALVFDTPEGEAHLKVDAVRGVRPINIADLRRLPVAVTASSFAIGVCLEEEAHPILLIDLVETAKTQGRH; from the coding sequence ATGATCGACGTGGACGGTCTGGTCCGCACCGAGGAAGAAGTGGACGTCCTCTTCTTCGAGGTGGGCGTGCACGTCTATGGCGTGGATGCCTCGCAGGTGCAGCGCATCGAGCGGGCCCTGCCGGGAGATCTCGTCCGGCCCGAGCTGGGGGCGCTCCACCAGGGCCGCCGGGCCCTCGTCTTCGACACCCCCGAGGGCGAGGCGCACCTCAAGGTGGATGCCGTGCGCGGGGTGCGCCCCATCAACATCGCGGACCTGCGGCGGCTGCCCGTCGCCGTCACCGCGTCCTCCTTCGCCATTGGGGTGTGCCTGGAAGAAGAGGCCCACCCCATTCTGCTCATCGATTTGGTCGAAACCGCAAAGACTCAAGGAAGGCACTGA
- a CDS encoding methyl-accepting chemotaxis protein, with translation MSLDTPNEKSVKPRAPKKAAVAKPPAKSNTPALKPLTDTLRSVLAGNLQARITPEIVSGELADVALLLNQVLERFSDSEHRKQVAAQEIDQALDSLIALVREGDLSRWTTTTEDPQLAPLLEGFGKVIETLRTFVREINEAALRLSSSANQVLAASTQHETSSTEQAAAIHETTATMEELKHASAQIAENAGAVARVAEETLGAARAGRGAIAEFIQAMQQIRSDGIAVADAITKLSKRVERIGTVVEVIDEIADRSDLLALNAALEGSRAGEAGKGFSIVAAEMRRLAENVLDSTKEIKSLITEIREATAAAGGAADASKVATESGEKLGSVAATAVEGILAGVQETSDAARVINLATQQQRTATEQVVASMAEIEDVTRQTTQASKQATGASAELTQLASRLAELIKRFKAD, from the coding sequence ATGTCCCTGGACACCCCGAACGAGAAGTCCGTGAAGCCCCGCGCTCCGAAGAAGGCCGCGGTGGCCAAGCCCCCGGCCAAGTCCAACACCCCGGCCCTCAAGCCCCTGACGGACACGCTCCGCTCGGTGCTGGCCGGCAATCTCCAGGCGCGCATCACCCCGGAGATCGTCAGCGGTGAGCTGGCCGACGTGGCCCTCCTGCTCAACCAGGTGCTGGAGCGCTTCTCCGACTCCGAGCACCGCAAGCAGGTCGCCGCCCAGGAGATCGATCAGGCGCTCGACTCGCTCATCGCCCTGGTGCGCGAGGGCGACCTGTCGCGCTGGACGACCACCACCGAGGATCCGCAGCTCGCGCCGCTGCTGGAGGGCTTCGGCAAGGTCATCGAGACGCTGCGCACCTTCGTGCGGGAGATCAACGAGGCGGCCCTGAGGCTGTCCTCCTCCGCCAACCAGGTGCTGGCCGCCTCCACGCAGCACGAGACGTCCTCCACCGAGCAGGCCGCGGCCATCCACGAGACGACCGCGACCATGGAGGAGCTCAAGCACGCCTCCGCGCAGATCGCCGAGAACGCGGGCGCGGTGGCCCGCGTGGCCGAGGAGACGCTCGGGGCCGCGCGCGCGGGCCGGGGCGCCATCGCCGAGTTCATCCAGGCCATGCAGCAGATCCGCAGCGATGGGATCGCCGTGGCCGACGCCATCACCAAGCTGTCCAAGCGCGTGGAGCGCATCGGCACCGTGGTGGAGGTGATCGACGAGATCGCCGACCGCTCGGACCTGCTGGCGCTCAACGCGGCGCTGGAGGGCAGCCGCGCAGGTGAGGCCGGCAAGGGCTTCTCCATCGTCGCCGCGGAGATGCGGCGCCTGGCGGAGAACGTCCTGGACTCCACCAAGGAGATCAAGAGCCTCATCACCGAGATCCGCGAGGCCACGGCCGCCGCGGGCGGCGCGGCGGATGCCTCCAAGGTGGCCACCGAGTCCGGCGAGAAGCTGGGCTCCGTGGCGGCCACCGCCGTGGAGGGCATCCTCGCGGGCGTGCAGGAGACGAGCGACGCGGCACGCGTCATCAACCTGGCCACCCAGCAGCAGCGCACCGCCACCGAGCAGGTGGTGGCCTCCATGGCCGAGATCGAGGATGTGACGCGCCAGACGACGCAGGCCTCCAAGCAGGCCACGGGCGCTTCCGCCGAGCTGACGCAGCTGGCCAGCCGCCTGGCCGAACTCATCAAGCGCTTCAAGGCCGACTAA
- a CDS encoding hybrid sensor histidine kinase/response regulator, translating into MDTEALKKSLLKKFQEVTADRLQKIQLGVLDLEKDNADQAADDVARELHTMKGEARMLGLAAIGQLAHAAEDMLRAERDGKTATEVATDLLLRACDVLSDLTDDLAGAHTGTEASEEMCKTLASASGHPLPPLGNKPPQPRPAPAPLPAPAVAAPARAPAPPPPVAPPAPVVQPPPAPVAAKPEEEAPAAAAKTSIADRSIRVNVEILDSLGLLAGDLLVESARGRLRGSETATLFERFSRLGDRFLHLGERLHLVNELRAELEGIESDLHRLRDDAFRFVRRNEDGINTLHGNLAKMADSVAEARLVPLSTVFDAFPRAVRELSRAQGKEVDLIIENADVGVDRSMLADVRDALVHLLRNSVDHGLEVPEARQQLGKPSMGRLRIRVRVDGDMLQIDVEDDGRGIDPERLKQVALNKRLITQTQAAALSERETIDLIFRPGFSTRDQVSEISGRGVGMDVVKRKVESLGGSVGVVSRQGRGTTISLRLPQSLALMKVLLVRLGDDVYGIPAADVVAVTRVKPEDRMEVFGTLAVKHRNKPTALVALGPLLGVNGGNRFDKPPAVVVRHGDDHAALVVDGFVDEREVAVKPCGGEFLKGAAFIAGTAALEDGRIAVLCHVPDIMAEVRRMARPVTQQPQAKRLRVLLVDDSPIARATEGALVKALGHTVEEAQDGEEAYAKVQHNTYDLILTDVQMPRLDGFSFTRRLKTTPAVARIPVIILSSLASPEDKRRGLEAGADGYLVKGELGVESLAQTIERLT; encoded by the coding sequence ATGGATACCGAGGCCCTCAAGAAATCCCTCCTGAAGAAGTTCCAGGAGGTCACCGCAGACCGGCTCCAGAAGATCCAACTCGGGGTGCTCGACCTTGAGAAGGACAACGCGGACCAGGCCGCGGACGACGTCGCGCGCGAGCTGCACACGATGAAGGGCGAGGCCCGCATGTTGGGGCTCGCCGCCATCGGCCAGCTGGCGCACGCCGCCGAGGACATGCTGCGCGCCGAGCGGGACGGCAAGACGGCCACCGAGGTGGCCACCGATCTGCTCCTGCGCGCGTGCGACGTCCTGTCGGATCTCACCGACGATCTGGCCGGTGCCCACACGGGTACGGAAGCCAGCGAGGAGATGTGCAAGACGCTCGCGAGCGCCTCCGGCCATCCCCTGCCGCCGCTGGGCAACAAGCCGCCCCAGCCCCGGCCGGCCCCGGCCCCGCTGCCCGCGCCCGCCGTGGCGGCCCCGGCCCGTGCCCCCGCGCCGCCCCCGCCCGTGGCACCGCCCGCCCCCGTGGTGCAGCCTCCGCCTGCGCCCGTGGCCGCCAAGCCCGAGGAGGAGGCGCCCGCCGCCGCCGCCAAGACGTCCATCGCCGATCGCAGCATCCGCGTGAACGTGGAGATCCTCGACTCGCTCGGGCTGCTCGCGGGCGACCTGCTCGTGGAGAGCGCCCGGGGACGGCTGCGGGGCTCGGAGACGGCCACGCTGTTCGAGCGCTTCTCGCGCCTGGGCGACCGCTTCCTGCACCTGGGCGAGCGGCTGCACCTGGTCAACGAGCTGCGCGCGGAGCTGGAGGGCATCGAGAGCGACCTGCACCGGCTGCGCGACGATGCGTTCCGCTTCGTGCGGCGCAACGAGGACGGCATCAACACCCTCCACGGCAACCTGGCCAAGATGGCCGACTCCGTGGCGGAGGCGCGCCTGGTGCCGCTGTCCACCGTGTTCGATGCCTTCCCCCGGGCGGTGCGCGAGCTGTCGCGCGCCCAGGGCAAGGAGGTGGACCTCATCATCGAGAACGCGGATGTCGGCGTGGACCGCTCCATGCTCGCCGACGTGCGCGACGCGCTGGTCCACCTGCTGCGCAACTCGGTGGATCACGGCCTGGAGGTGCCCGAGGCCCGCCAGCAGCTCGGCAAGCCCTCCATGGGCCGGCTGCGCATCCGCGTCCGCGTCGATGGGGACATGCTCCAGATCGACGTGGAGGATGACGGCCGGGGCATCGATCCCGAGCGGCTGAAGCAGGTGGCCCTCAACAAGCGGCTCATCACCCAGACCCAGGCCGCCGCGCTCTCCGAGCGCGAGACGATCGATCTCATCTTCCGGCCCGGCTTCTCCACGCGCGACCAGGTCAGTGAGATTTCCGGCCGCGGCGTGGGCATGGACGTGGTGAAGCGCAAGGTGGAGTCGCTGGGCGGCTCGGTGGGCGTCGTCAGCCGCCAGGGCCGGGGCACCACCATCAGCCTGCGCCTGCCGCAGTCGCTGGCGTTGATGAAGGTCCTGCTGGTGCGCCTGGGCGACGACGTCTACGGCATCCCCGCGGCGGACGTGGTGGCCGTCACGCGCGTCAAGCCGGAGGACCGCATGGAGGTCTTCGGCACGCTGGCGGTGAAGCACCGCAACAAGCCCACCGCGCTGGTGGCGCTCGGGCCGCTGCTGGGTGTCAACGGCGGCAACCGCTTCGACAAGCCGCCCGCCGTGGTGGTGCGTCACGGGGATGATCACGCCGCCCTGGTGGTGGACGGCTTCGTGGACGAGCGCGAGGTGGCCGTGAAGCCTTGCGGCGGGGAGTTCCTCAAGGGCGCCGCCTTCATCGCGGGCACCGCGGCGCTGGAGGATGGGCGCATCGCGGTGCTGTGCCACGTGCCGGACATCATGGCCGAGGTGCGCCGCATGGCCCGCCCCGTCACCCAGCAGCCCCAGGCCAAGCGCCTGCGCGTGCTGCTGGTGGACGACTCACCCATCGCCCGGGCCACCGAGGGCGCCCTGGTCAAGGCGCTCGGCCACACCGTGGAAGAGGCCCAGGATGGCGAGGAGGCGTACGCGAAGGTTCAGCACAACACGTATGATCTCATCCTCACCGACGTGCAGATGCCCCGGCTGGATGGCTTCTCGTTCACGCGGCGGCTGAAGACCACGCCGGCGGTGGCCCGCATCCCGGTCATCATCCTGTCCTCGCTGGCCTCGCCCGAGGACAAGCGGCGGGGACTGGAGGCCGGCGCGGACGGATACCTTGTCAAAGGTGAGCTGGGCGTGGAGAGTCTGGCACAGACCATCGAGCGGCTGACTTGA
- a CDS encoding chemotaxis protein CheB, giving the protein MAPGSPCRVLLVGSGLRLLARHLFQGELLVSAGESNFADALDTVEDQTPDVLLVDLTSMDALEAIAQVMAERPTPILAMSSGVLTRDQAFKALALGALDVVERTPVPGAEFWQGITRQLVMLSQVRVVRHVQGKVRRRPPPPVDGAEPPFPLVAIASSLGGPRALSILLRSIPKDFPAAVCICQHISVGFTEGLAHWLASETGLRVMEAPNEEKMVPGTAYIAPSGAHLVVRPDGRLLLDPRPPVRGFRPSCDLLLSSAAESFGRRCIGVILTGMGKDGARGLKEIRERGGRTIAQNAETCVVYGMPREAVQLGAAEEILPLDRIGPTLLEWVETC; this is encoded by the coding sequence ATTGCTCCAGGGAGTCCGTGCCGGGTGTTGCTGGTGGGGAGCGGACTGCGCCTCCTGGCACGTCACCTCTTTCAAGGCGAGCTGCTCGTCTCCGCCGGCGAGAGCAACTTCGCCGACGCCCTGGACACCGTAGAGGACCAGACCCCGGACGTCCTGCTCGTCGACCTGACGTCGATGGATGCCCTGGAGGCCATCGCGCAGGTGATGGCGGAGCGGCCCACCCCCATTCTCGCCATGAGCTCGGGGGTGCTGACGCGCGACCAGGCCTTCAAGGCCCTGGCGCTCGGCGCGCTCGATGTGGTGGAGCGCACGCCCGTGCCCGGCGCGGAGTTCTGGCAGGGCATCACGCGCCAGCTGGTGATGCTCTCGCAGGTTCGCGTGGTGCGGCATGTTCAGGGCAAGGTGCGCCGCCGTCCGCCGCCGCCCGTCGATGGGGCCGAGCCCCCGTTTCCCCTGGTGGCCATCGCCTCGTCGCTGGGCGGGCCCCGGGCCCTGTCCATCCTGCTGCGCAGCATCCCCAAGGACTTCCCGGCGGCCGTCTGCATCTGTCAGCACATCAGCGTGGGCTTCACCGAGGGGCTGGCGCACTGGCTGGCCTCGGAGACGGGCCTGCGGGTGATGGAGGCGCCCAACGAGGAGAAGATGGTGCCGGGCACGGCCTACATTGCCCCCTCGGGTGCCCACCTGGTGGTGCGGCCGGACGGGCGTCTCCTGCTGGATCCTCGCCCCCCGGTACGAGGGTTCCGGCCTTCGTGTGATCTCCTGCTATCCTCGGCGGCGGAGTCATTCGGGCGGCGGTGTATCGGCGTCATTCTCACGGGCATGGGCAAGGACGGGGCGCGCGGGCTGAAGGAAATCCGTGAGCGGGGCGGAAGAACCATCGCCCAGAACGCGGAAACATGTGTTGTTTACGGGATGCCGCGTGAGGCGGTGCAGCTGGGCGCCGCGGAAGAGATCCTTCCGCTGGATCGGATCGGGCCAACACTCCTGGAGTGGGTGGAGACGTGCTGA
- a CDS encoding protein-glutamate O-methyltransferase — MLNVSQKALQQLAALLLERAGLKITPDGYHSLRLALATRMPVAGISDPEVYVQRLRDVGGEQELRSLVPLVTVGHTEFFRDPKQFRALERFILPQLLAKARREMRRVCIWSAGCATGEEPYSVAMVMAELGALAVEVDLWATDLNLAAVEAARMGRFSVRRSSGISSERLERFFHPVEDGMEVQPTLREYVRFEGQNLAAPSFDAVTPGSLDLILCRNVIIYFDLPTIRSLMDRFLVALRPGGLLFLGYSESLFKVYDRFEMIEVDGAFVYRRPLLGVARAAAAATPAPLTTPVPMSVSSPGIPATVVTPAGGSLPRPAPSLSRLRPPDAPMPMSPPPRTSVQEPAASLASRGNTEPVRPARLTLEGTPTDPRGVRTTEVPGGAKAFPPSERLKQAVRKMMQSDFTAAIHDVEKLLIDEPGHLDALLTLGNLYSLTGRISEAREAFAQALVREPLCVEARIFGGVAALQAGNLVEARSELGKALFLEPTLALGHYLLAQVQERTQDREGARRSYRNAIAQLRFPQRPLAGHYPDIPDSADAIARVARYALAALEEEAGH; from the coding sequence GTGCTGAACGTGAGCCAAAAGGCTTTGCAGCAGCTCGCCGCCCTCTTGCTGGAGCGAGCCGGCCTGAAGATCACCCCGGACGGTTACCACAGCCTCCGGCTGGCGCTGGCCACGCGCATGCCCGTGGCGGGCATCAGCGATCCCGAAGTGTACGTGCAGCGGCTCCGGGACGTCGGAGGAGAGCAGGAGCTGCGCTCGCTGGTGCCGCTGGTGACGGTGGGCCACACGGAGTTCTTCCGGGACCCCAAGCAGTTCCGGGCGCTGGAGCGCTTCATCCTGCCGCAGCTGCTGGCCAAGGCGCGGCGGGAGATGCGCCGGGTGTGCATCTGGTCCGCCGGGTGTGCCACGGGCGAGGAGCCGTACAGTGTCGCCATGGTCATGGCGGAGCTGGGGGCGCTGGCGGTCGAGGTGGACCTGTGGGCCACGGATCTCAACCTGGCCGCGGTGGAGGCCGCCCGGATGGGGCGCTTCTCGGTGCGGCGCTCCTCGGGCATCTCCTCCGAGCGCCTAGAGCGCTTCTTCCACCCCGTGGAGGACGGGATGGAAGTGCAGCCCACGCTGCGCGAGTACGTGCGCTTCGAGGGGCAGAACCTCGCCGCGCCCTCGTTCGACGCGGTGACGCCGGGCTCGCTGGATCTCATCCTCTGCCGCAACGTCATCATCTACTTCGATCTGCCCACCATCCGCAGCCTGATGGACCGCTTCCTGGTGGCGCTGCGGCCCGGAGGGCTGCTCTTCCTGGGGTACTCGGAGAGCCTCTTCAAGGTCTATGACCGCTTCGAGATGATCGAAGTGGACGGGGCGTTCGTCTACCGGCGGCCCCTGCTGGGCGTGGCCCGTGCCGCCGCGGCGGCGACGCCCGCGCCGCTCACCACGCCGGTGCCGATGAGCGTCTCCTCACCCGGCATTCCCGCCACCGTCGTGACCCCGGCGGGAGGCTCCCTGCCACGGCCCGCGCCCTCCTTGAGCCGCCTGCGTCCGCCGGATGCGCCCATGCCGATGAGCCCTCCGCCCCGGACCTCGGTGCAGGAGCCAGCCGCCAGCCTGGCGAGCCGCGGCAACACCGAGCCGGTGCGCCCCGCGCGGCTCACGCTGGAGGGCACCCCCACGGATCCCCGCGGGGTGCGCACCACCGAGGTGCCCGGAGGGGCCAAGGCGTTTCCGCCCTCCGAGCGGCTGAAGCAGGCGGTGCGCAAGATGATGCAGAGCGACTTCACGGCCGCCATCCATGACGTGGAGAAGCTGCTCATCGACGAGCCGGGCCACCTGGATGCGCTCTTGACGCTGGGCAATCTCTACTCGCTCACGGGCCGCATCTCCGAGGCGCGCGAGGCCTTTGCCCAGGCGCTGGTACGCGAGCCGCTGTGCGTGGAGGCCCGGATCTTCGGCGGCGTGGCCGCGCTCCAGGCCGGCAACCTGGTGGAGGCGCGCTCCGAGCTGGGCAAGGCCCTGTTCCTGGAGCCCACGTTGGCGTTGGGCCATTACCTGCTCGCCCAGGTGCAGGAGCGGACCCAGGATCGCGAGGGGGCCCGGCGCAGCTACCGCAACGCCATTGCCCAGCTGCGCTTCCCCCAGCGTCCGCTCGCGGGCCACTACCCGGACATCCCGGACTCAGCCGATGCCATTGCCCGGGTGGCCCGCTACGCGCTCGCGGCGCTGGAGGAGGAGGCGGGACACTAG
- a CDS encoding polyhydroxyalkanoic acid system family protein: MGTMKFEVPHSLPKDEVKKRVEQLLQYWGSKYGVKADWAGDGAKLMGKVMGINLDASFTITDKAVQGEGTDPGMLLRSQAKSYLQKKFGAVLDPGKSLTDLKSTLD, from the coding sequence ATGGGCACGATGAAGTTCGAGGTTCCCCACTCCCTGCCGAAGGACGAAGTGAAGAAGCGCGTCGAGCAGCTCTTGCAGTACTGGGGCAGCAAGTACGGCGTGAAGGCGGACTGGGCCGGTGACGGCGCCAAGCTCATGGGCAAGGTGATGGGCATCAACCTGGATGCCAGCTTCACCATCACCGACAAGGCCGTGCAGGGCGAGGGCACCGACCCGGGTATGCTCCTGCGCAGCCAGGCGAAGAGCTACCTGCAGAAGAAGTTCGGGGCCGTGCTGGATCCGGGCAAGAGCCTGACGGACCTGAAGAGCACCCTGGACTAG